Proteins encoded together in one Candidatus Neomarinimicrobiota bacterium window:
- a CDS encoding T9SS type A sorting domain-containing protein has product VKTENVPDIGTGEFTYPTGEYYDGGINLCFFTHGGNIDSEWSAQGDRFIYVDQRDSTTEWRLYEGIHKAADDANGISVRARFNNWVTGKAWFDDFSVVKMVVAPGSAIQPKEKDIPEIPERFALHQNYPNPFNPVTTIQYDLPHQTHVSIDIYNIMGQHVKTLVNAVQSPGSYSLIWDATNDRGALAPSGMYLYVLKTNEQQLSKKMVLLR; this is encoded by the coding sequence GGGTCAAAACGGAAAATGTGCCCGATATCGGAACCGGCGAATTCACCTATCCCACCGGTGAGTATTATGACGGCGGAATCAACCTCTGCTTTTTCACCCACGGCGGCAATATTGACTCCGAATGGAGTGCACAGGGCGACCGCTTTATCTATGTGGATCAGCGGGACAGCACCACGGAATGGCGCCTCTATGAAGGAATCCACAAAGCGGCTGACGATGCCAATGGTATCTCCGTCCGGGCCCGTTTCAACAATTGGGTGACCGGTAAAGCCTGGTTCGATGATTTCAGCGTGGTTAAAATGGTTGTTGCTCCCGGGAGTGCTATTCAACCCAAAGAAAAGGATATTCCTGAAATTCCCGAACGTTTTGCCCTGCATCAGAACTATCCCAACCCCTTCAACCCTGTTACGACAATTCAATATGATCTGCCCCATCAGACACATGTCTCCATTGATATTTACAATATCATGGGACAACATGTAAAAACACTGGTCAATGCCGTTCAGAGTCCGGGAAGCTATTCCTTAATCTGGGATGCCACCAATGACCGGGGAGCCCTGGCTCCTTCCGGTATGTATCTATATGTTCTGAAAACCAACGAACAGCAACTGTCGAAAAAGATGGTTCTGTTGCGTTAG